A region of the Flavobacteriaceae bacterium MAR_2010_188 genome:
TGCAAACCATTGTGAATAATTAAAAACAGTTATACTAATAGCAACCAAGATAAAGCTATCTCATAATCGGGATAGCTTTTTATTTGTGAGGATTTTAAATTGACGTTTTCAACCAGCCGGTAATGCTCATTCTATCAAAGTTAGATAAGAGCACCTCGTGCTCTAACTCATTGCTCTTAAAGAAGACACACTTTTGATTGTCTGGCGAAATTATCTGATCATCATTTTCAATATAAATCTTAAGGGCTCCGCCGTCCATTTCCTGCCAATCCTTATTTAGGTACATGATTATGGAAAAAACCCGACTATCGTCAAATCGAAATTGATCAAGATGCCGTTTATAGAATGCCCCTTTTTCATATAAAGCGTAATGAAATTCGTAACTTCTTATACTGGTAAAACAGGTTCTGTTTAGGTAAGCCACAAATTCATCGACCAACTTGAAGAATTCTTTTTCATAAGTGTTTTCGGTTTTTTTATCTAACCAAAATATCTTGTCCCGCCTAACAGATTTATCAACACTAAGCAGGTGATTATTGCCAATACCAGCAAGTCGAAGATTTTCGTTTTCACAATGTTCTAGGAGATTTTCCTTTAATTGAAAGGCTAAGTCTGATGAAAGAAATTTGTTCGATATACCTACTCGCCTTTCTAAAAAGCTAGAGATAATTTCTTCAAATTTAGTTTCCACTAAAAGGCGTTCCTAAAGGAACAATGTCAAAAATATGGTTCAAAGACATGGGCTCTTATTTATTAGTAAGATGAAGGTTTATCGCAAACCTTCATACCGAAATAGCGCGCAAATGTATAACAAAAAGTATTGGATTTTCGCTTTGAGGAAAAGTTGGGTAAATATTATTAAGGTTGAATTTAAAGCTTATAAATCACTTGTTTTGAATTCTTTAATTTCTTGTGCGGTAATAGACATAATCAATAAGATTAAATTTAAGTTCATCCTTTTCGTCAGTCCGCTCTATAGTATAACCCAACAGCATTTCTCCCCAATTCTTACCGTCACTAAAGTTTGCAATAATCCATTTACTATTCAACAATCTAATTTCATTGATCATCATTTTATTGCCAGTCATCGAGGCGTATGGAACTAGCGGATGATCATCTCCTTCAAAGACATTTAGGCTGAGTAATTCATCTTTAATAAAGGGTACAAGTTCTGAAATAGAGTACCCTTGATTCTCAAAAAAGGTCATCGCCTCGTCATTAAACTCTAATTGAAAATGCATGAGGTCAAAATTTTTCTCGTCTGCCACCCGTAGTGAATCCTTATAAACTAATTCTGTTTCATCCATCTTGTTCAACCTTTTCTCGTAATCATCCAAGATATTCTTAGAATTTACAAATTGAAAAATGATGATCAGGACTGCGAAAATAAAGAGGTACATAAAAATTCTATTCTTCATAACTATATTTTAATTTGAAGGTTATCGTAGGCCAGAAAAACATTTTCCGGCAATTCTTTTTCTACTGCTTCATGAAATCCTAGCAGATGACTAATATGCGTTAAATAAGCTCTTTCAGGTTTAACGAGCTTAATGAATTCTAATGCTTCTTCAAGGTTAAAATGGGAAATATGCGGTTCTTGCCGAAGTGCATTCAATACTAAAACCTTAAGATTTTTAAGCTTTTTGATTTCTTCCTGTTCCAAAGTTTTCATGTCGGTTAAATAAGCAAAGTCCTTAAAACGAAATCCAAAAACCTGAAGCTTAAAATGTAATCCTTGGATAGGAGTAACTTTCAAATTTCCTACCTTAAACGGTTCTTTAATAATTTCAACCGGTAAAACACCAGGAGCACCAGGGTATCTGTTTCGGGTTTCAAAAATATAGTCAAAACGTCTTGCAAGTGCCTTTAACACTCGTTTATGTCCGTAAATTGGGATATTTCCCTGTCTAAAGAAGAATGGCCGGATATCATCCAAACCAGCAGTATGGTCCGCATGCTCGTGAGTAAAAACAATGCCATCAATTTTATTGACTTTATTAGTGAGCATCTGTTGCCTAAAATCAGGGCCACAGTCTACCACGTAGGAGTACTTATCCCATTCTACCAAAACGGAAACCCTAAGCCTTTTATCCCTAGGGTCATCGCTCAAGCAAACCGGGTGATTGCTGCCGATAACAGGCACTCCTTGGGAGGTTCCCGTGCCTAAGAATGTAACTTTAATACCGTTCTCCATAAAAACAAAAATAAGTTTATTTTTTTGTATGCCATATGTATTTGGTATCTTTGTGAGGTACTCGAAACCCCGATTTTAACATGGAAATCACACTTGCCGGCGATAAGGAATTTGAAGAAATCCCATCCCTTAAAACCAAGGCACTCCGAATAAACCTTAATGAAAATATCTATGGAACCTTTGCCGAAATTGGCGCCGGACAGGAAACTGTTCGTCAATTTTTTAGAGCAGGTGGCGCTTCTGGTACTATCGCAAAAGCGATGTCTGCCTATGATAAGGATTTTAGTGACGCCATTTATGGTATTGAAGATGACAAGCGATATGTTACGGAGGCTCGTCTTAAAAAAATGCTGGATCACGAAATCGACTTGATTGAAAAACGGTTGACGAGAGAAAAGCATCCTACCAAGTTATTCTTCTCTTATGCAAATACCGTAGCAACAATCGATTTTGCAAAGCAATATAAAGGTCACGGTTGGGTCGGAGTTAGATACCAAGTGGATCCAAAACAAGAGTATAACGAAATTATCCTGCATTTGCGTTTTAAGGAAAATGACGCTAGACTTCAGCAGGAAACTTTAGGAATTCTAGGCACCAACTTAATTTACGGTGCTTTTTATAAATACAATGTTCCAAAGAAATTATTACGCTATCTATACGACCATCTCGACAAGGACCAGATAGAAATTGATACTATTAACTTTTCTGGACCCGTTTTTAAAGATGTAGACAACCGTTTAATGAGTTTGCAGTTGGTTAAAAATGGAATGACCGATGCGGTGATGTTTGCACCCGATGGTAATAACGTTTTGCCAGCCAGAGTCCTTTACAAGAAGAATATCTTAGCTTTAAGAGGAAGTTTTAGACCTGTAACCAAGGTCAATATGGACATGTTCGAAAAGTCTTATGAGATGTTCGTTAAGGAGACTAAAGTTGAGAAAGAAAACGCTCAGGTAGTTTTTGAGATTACACTTTCCAATTTAAGGGCTGAAGGCGAAATTGACGAGCAAGATTTTATGGACAGGGCGAAATTACTTTGTTCTCTGGGTCAGACGGTTTTGATTTCGAATTTTCAGGAGTATTATAAGTTGGTTGAATATTTCTCCCAATACACTAAGAGCCGCATTGGACTTGCAATGGGCGTAAATAATTTGGTAGATATTTTTGACGAAAAATACTATCGCCATCTAAGTGGTGGTATACTTGAAGCATTCGGTAAATTATTCTTCAAGGATTTGCGAGTCTATCTTTATCCTATGCAGAATGAGGATGGAACAATCACGACCAGCGAAAATCTTAAAGTCCACCCAAGGATGAAAGAACTTTATAAGTTCTTTAAGTACAACGGAAAAGTTGTAGATATCACCGATTTTGATGATTCTATCCTTTCTATATTTTCGAGAAAAGTACTGAGAGCAATTTCTGAAGGGGAAGAAAACTGGGAATCTATGTTACCAGAAGGCGTTTCTAATCTAATCAAGGAGAAAAGCTTATTCGGCTATGAAGCTGAAGAAGAAGTTCTATCTGACGATTAAATTGAAACTACCGATTTCCTAAGATAAGATTTGCTCCGTATGGTCTTTTGTTTTCACCTTGGTGATAACATCTTCTATCAGTCCATTTTCGTCAATGATAAATGTGGTTCTATTAATCCCATCATAGGTCTTGCCCATAAATTTTTTTTCACCCCAGACACCGTAAGCCTTAATAACTTCTTTATCTTCATCCGCTAGAAGTGGATATCCAAATTTATATTTATCTCTAAAGCTCGATTGTTTCTTTTTGTTATCTGCGCTTACTCCCAAAATCTCATATCCTTTCGACTTAAATTTTTCAAGGTTGTCATTTAGGTTACACGCCTCTGCTGTACAACCTGGCGTGCTAGCTTTTGGATAAAAAAACAAGACCAGCTTTTTGCCACTATAATCGGCTAAAGAAATTTGATTTCCGTCTTGATCTTCTGAATTAAATTCTGGCGCTTTATCTCCCGGTTTTAGAGTTATCATAATTGTTTAATTTTGGCTTGATTTAAAAATGAAAGTTACGATTTATGACTAAAAAGGAACGGGTAGAATTTGTTATTAATACGTTAAATGAACTCTATCCTGAAATCCCTATACCTCTTGATCATAAGGACCCTTATACCCTTCTGATTGCGGTACTTATGTCGGCACAAAGTACCGATGTAAAAGTAAATCAGATTACTCCGCTCCTATTTGCTAGAGCAGATAATCCGTATGACATGATTAAATTATCTGTAGAAGAGATCAGAGAAATTATAAAACCGGTTGGACTTTCACCAATGAAAAGCAAAGGCATTTACGGTCTCTCTAATATTTTAATCGAAGAACACCAAGGACAAGTTCCTCAGAGTTTTGAGGCCTTAGAAAGATTGCCCGCCGTTGGACATAAGACTGCCTCCGTGGTAATGTCTCAAGCTTTTAATGTACCTGCATTTCCGGTAGATACTCATATACATCGATTAATGTATCGTTGGAACTTGAGCAATGGGAAAAATGTGGTACAGACAGAAAGGGATGCGAAAAGATTATTTCCAGAAGAATTATGGAACAAGCTTCATTTGCAAATAATTTGGTACGGACGACAATATAGTCCGGCCCGAGCCTGGAAACTAGAAAAAGATATAATCACCAAGACAATCGGCCGAGCTTCAGTTTTAAAGGCTCATCCAGAATCTACTTGAAATAAAAAAGTCCCGAGATTATCGGGACTTTCAATTCAAACTAATTTAGAAGTGTTTCAAACTTCATATTATTACATTCTAAAATGTTTAAGGCTTTAGAATAACTAAGAAGGAAATCAATGGTTTCATCCTTAGGAAATAGATTTGTTTTGTGATGGGGAGTGCTTGAGTAGATTTTTGCCATTATCTTGTTTTTTGGTTATCATACCTTTAAAAACGAGACAATTAATCTATTATTGCATTAGTTGGTTAAAACAATGTTATTTTTATCTATAACCTTACGTAAGTTAATCAATGCATAACGCATTCTTCCTAATGCAGTATTGATGCTAACATCCGTTTTATCCGCGATTTCCTTAAAGCTCATATCGCGATAAATACGCATTACAAGTACTTCCTTTTGATCTTCAGGTAATTCTTCAATCAGTCTTCTAACATCTAATTCTACCTGGTCTTTAATCATTTGTCTTTCAGCGTTAAGACTTGGATCACCCAGAACAGAGAAAATATTGAATTCGCCTGCGTTATCAAATTTAGGCATGCGATTGTTTTTCCTAAAATGGTCAATAACCAAATTATGAGCTATACGCATAACCCAAGGAAGAAATTTACCTTCTTCGTTGTATTTTTTCAACTTAAGATTTTTGATAACCTTAATAAAAGTATCTTGAAAGATATCTTCGGTTATATCTCGATCATAAACCTTAGAATAAATAAAGCTGTAGATTTTCTGCTTGTGACGGGTAATTAAAATTGAAAGCGAATTTTCATTGCCGTTAATGTAGTTTTTTACCAAAACCGCATCAGTGATAAGTTCTTGTTTCATAAGTATTACTTTAAATAGACACTAAGAAGGCTCTTAGTAGGGGGTTACATAGTTTTTAAAGTAATCTTATGATATAGGCAAATGGTTTTTAGGTATTTAGGATGTAAATATAACAACAATCATTCCTCAAATGCAAAAATTTCCTTAAAACTTTAACATTTTTCTTACAGCGCGGGCGTTTCCGACCTATCTTTTGATGACGTATATTTGCAAGCTACAAATGAAGAAGGCCTTATGTATACTAATATTTTAGAAGTTGACCCCAAGAAAAATATCATCATTAAAGGTGCAAAACTGCACAATCTTAAAAATATAGATGTCGTTATTCCCCGGAATAAACTTGTTGTTATTACCGGTCTTTCCGGCTCAGGAAAATCTAGTTTGGCATTCGATACCCTTTATGCGGAAGGTCAGAGACGTTATGTTGAAAGTCTATCGAGCTATGCCCGTCAATTTTTAGGAAGGTTAAATAAACCTAAAGTAGATTTTATAAAAGGAATTGCTCCTGCAATCGCAATTGAGCAAAAGGTAAACTCTACTAACCCCCGCTCTACTGTTGGCACTAGTACCGAAATATATGATTACTTAAAATTACTATTCGCGAGGATTGGTAAAACCTACTCTCCAGTCTCAGGGAAATTAGTAAAGAAACATACCGTTAGTGATGTCATTGAATTTGTAAAGGAATTTTCTGAAGGCGAGAAATTGTTATTGTTGGCTCCGATTCTTTTAGAGGAAGGAAGAACAATGGAAGATAAGTTGAAGGTTTTACTTCAACAAGGTTACGCAAGAATTCAAAATGGAAGTGACGTATTAAGGATTGAGG
Encoded here:
- a CDS encoding SM-20-related protein; this encodes METKFEEIISSFLERRVGISNKFLSSDLAFQLKENLLEHCENENLRLAGIGNNHLLSVDKSVRRDKIFWLDKKTENTYEKEFFKLVDEFVAYLNRTCFTSIRSYEFHYALYEKGAFYKRHLDQFRFDDSRVFSIIMYLNKDWQEMDGGALKIYIENDDQIISPDNQKCVFFKSNELEHEVLLSNFDRMSITGWLKTSI
- a CDS encoding RNA polymerase, sigma subunit, ECF family is translated as MKQELITDAVLVKNYINGNENSLSILITRHKQKIYSFIYSKVYDRDITEDIFQDTFIKVIKNLKLKKYNEEGKFLPWVMRIAHNLVIDHFRKNNRMPKFDNAGEFNIFSVLGDPSLNAERQMIKDQVELDVRRLIEELPEDQKEVLVMRIYRDMSFKEIADKTDVSINTALGRMRYALINLRKVIDKNNIVLTN
- a CDS encoding peroxiredoxin Q/BCP, encoding MITLKPGDKAPEFNSEDQDGNQISLADYSGKKLVLFFYPKASTPGCTAEACNLNDNLEKFKSKGYEILGVSADNKKKQSSFRDKYKFGYPLLADEDKEVIKAYGVWGEKKFMGKTYDGINRTTFIIDENGLIEDVITKVKTKDHTEQILS
- a CDS encoding phosphoribosyl 1,2-cyclic phosphate phosphodiesterase codes for the protein MENGIKVTFLGTGTSQGVPVIGSNHPVCLSDDPRDKRLRVSVLVEWDKYSYVVDCGPDFRQQMLTNKVNKIDGIVFTHEHADHTAGLDDIRPFFFRQGNIPIYGHKRVLKALARRFDYIFETRNRYPGAPGVLPVEIIKEPFKVGNLKVTPIQGLHFKLQVFGFRFKDFAYLTDMKTLEQEEIKKLKNLKVLVLNALRQEPHISHFNLEEALEFIKLVKPERAYLTHISHLLGFHEAVEKELPENVFLAYDNLQIKI
- a CDS encoding endonuclease-3; amino-acid sequence: MTKKERVEFVINTLNELYPEIPIPLDHKDPYTLLIAVLMSAQSTDVKVNQITPLLFARADNPYDMIKLSVEEIREIIKPVGLSPMKSKGIYGLSNILIEEHQGQVPQSFEALERLPAVGHKTASVVMSQAFNVPAFPVDTHIHRLMYRWNLSNGKNVVQTERDAKRLFPEELWNKLHLQIIWYGRQYSPARAWKLEKDIITKTIGRASVLKAHPEST